GACGCCGGACCGCGACTACGTAACTCGTAGCCGCGCTCCAGTCCTCACTGCGAGGTTTTGCCCCTCAGCTAGTGGCTTGAGATTAAGGGAGAGGGATTAGGGATGATAATCTTTTGCTACCCCTCCAACGGGACTTATTACAGGATTATATGGCCACTGGCCCAACCAAATAGAGAAGGCTATCCTTAATTCTAGGGACACCAAAATTGGCAGCAAGATTTCTGCTTTCCTTTTCAGCCACTGGACGTAGCCGTCGCGCGCTCGGCCGCTCGGCGCATGTCACGCCTACGCCTGTACGTGCGGCCGTACATGACATGATCCCTTCTCCTGATTTGTGCTTCCCAGATCCCCACGAGCTCACAAGTTTGTGAACTTTATTTCCAACTGTTGGTTCAGCTCTCCATGAATTGGCAGCTGTGCTTGCTAGCTCTTCCTGTCCCCTTCCTAGCAGAACAGATGGCGGTGCTCTACGTCACCTTCTTGAGGTTGATTGACTAAAAACCTTGAAAATGAAGTAGTTGGCAAGGGAGGTGGATGTGGGGAGGGGTTTAGTTGCTCTATGTGCTCACTGGTTGAAGCTGATTGTTGCGCTCCTATCTACCTCACTTATTTACCAGGAGGTGTTAAGCTCATTAGGTGAGAATTTTACCTACTCTTTTCACTGCATTTTCCTTGACCACACTTGACTAGATTAAAATTATAGCTTCCTTCCTGGTAGTAGCAAATTGTGGCACCAATGTGGCACATATTTATTGGTTATCTAAATTATTTTCTTATATTGTGTCTTGACTCTATTTGGTGTTGTAAGGCAGGTTAGTGGCTGATTAATTAGCTGCATTATGCTACCCCGTTATTACTAGCTTAAATAAGTTGATCTGTTCTTGATGGAATTTATACATCTATGAGCTGGTCACTTCATCAGCTTTACTCAGGTAGGGGTCTTTCCTACATGAGTAGCTATTCTCTCCAAACTAATAAAAATTCATGTGAGTTTTGTTGGTATTTTAGCACAAAAAAAGTACTCAAATAGCTGTTTGCCTGGATGCCATACCCACCAATGAATTTTCAATTATGGGATGGTTCTTATTTTTTTGTACATGTAAACAGAACCTGAACATCAGATTTGATGAGAGATTCAACCAAGAAGCTAAAATTTTTTGCGACTGATGTGCATTGCTGAACCAGTTTTCTGTTGCATAAAGAGTCCTGAAACTTCTTGTTGCAAACTGAAGTGATGTTCTAACATTTTTCTATTGGAGCTTTCACTGGTTTCTTCAGAACTGAAATCTTTCTTGCTTTCTCATCAGCTTCTCTTGAATCTTTCTGTAGGTTTCTTTCCTGTAGGGAAAGGAAAGGTGATTTCAGTTGCCTGACTGTTGCTGGAATCTGTGAAGCATCTACAAGCGATGCCATCGGTTCAGGCAGCTGGCACAGCAATGCTGGTTCCCCTTGCCCCATATCCAACTCCTGTGCCATTTACACCTCCCAATGGTATGGATTCCAACTTGGCACTGCAAGAACACAGCtactttttaagttttttttccctgatgTTGGTTGGTCACCTAGAAATGTTGGTACATGCCATAGTGTTCGCCCTGGTGCATTCTTTTGGACTAGAAATCTTATGAACTGAACTTCAATAGACAGCTTTTTCTTGAATCAGATGTTACTGTTCCTGGTTCAGAGGTTGCAGTTTATTCTGCTCATAGAAGTCCTGAAAGTTTAGAGAGAACTCCCTGTTGAGAAAATGGAAGTTTTTTTACTGCTGAGTTTCGTTGTCTGAAATGAAAATGATGCATGGAAGATGCCTGTGTTGTCTGAAAATGAAAATGTTAGCTGCTGAAATGCGACATTCAGTCagtctctgaactctgaagagcCATGATTGTGCAATTTCAGGGGCCCAAAGCCAGCTCGTCTGCTCTGGGTGCCGTAACCTGCTCATGTATCCAGCCGGAGCAACGTCGATTTGCTGCGCAGTCTGCGGTACCGTGACCGCGGTGCCTGCCCCCGGTATGCACATCATTCACTCAGGTTTACATctcaaggttttttttttttgcaagtaaTGTGGCATCTCAAAATTGAGTTTCTTTGCATCTAAATTTTAGAGTAGTTTAGAAGTTTATATTGTATCCTCTCtgttttatttacaaaaatgagtatttttttgttttttagagCAGAAATCTAGCTGCAATGTTCACGAAAATAAAGAGAGATTAAAGGGGAATACAAATGGCTTCAGGGCTCCGCAACGGTGCGCGCGTCGCGTTGATGGTGCCTGCACTCAGGTCCCTAATCCGCTGACCTTAGCTATGTGATTCATTTTTGTGTTGCTGTCATCAGTGTTTCACTTGCTCTGTAGGTCGCTCGAGAAGTACACACTGAAGTTGCTCTGGTCATATTTACATTGTTGTGTGTAACTCTTCCTGGTTTGCTTTTCAGTCTAGGATAGAGATTTACATGTCAAAGAGTCAGTGCACTTTTGAAAGTGTAATGCGATGCAAGTAAAAACAGTTTTGGACAAGATCGAAAGGATCCATGTCATTTGCTGTCAGAATAGTAATGTTTGTTACTTAATGAGGTTTGTTACAAACCTTAATTACAGGAATAGCATTGTAGTAGTTCTTAACTTTTTACACTCCTATTTGTAGATGTACAATTATCAGATGGACTATTTTATACACTACTTTCTCCCTCTCTATATAGCATTTACATTTATTTATGTATAATTATCAGATGGATGATGAGTTGATGACAATACCTTCTATTTATGCTGTCCTTTCTCTACCTTTAATGTACCTCTGAATTTATCTTAGTCATACCTATATTAAGCGCTACATACTACGTGCCTTCCATAACAATTCTTGCCTTAAGCTTTCATCAGTTCCCGACGCCATTTTATttcttgcaaccaaaaacataATCATGCCACTTATATCAGATAaacagcattttttttctttttgctaatgcTATCAGCAAGTAATCACTAACACCCTATTCTACCTCCACCGGTGCAGCGCGCGAAGCGCGCGTCCCACGCTAGTGTAATTTGCACCATACTGACCATAAAAATCCATCCGTACCTCAAGCATTTGTTTGGTAAGAATATTACAACGGCTGGCTACTAGTAAGTGCTccttccgtctcaaaatataagtattttagcATAGTGtaaagtcaaacatttttaattttgattattaatagcaaaaaaaatataaaaaaagatcaattatATAAAATCgatattactagatttatcattaaacaaactatcataatattcaacattttttttagaattacacggTACAAActatcttacttttatagatatttgtATCTCGAAAACCGTGCTGAAGTCTAAAAATGctcatattttgggacggatggagtacacgTTTTCTCTCCTTCAAGTAACACCAAAGTGGGTGTTAAACTTCGGGATAATGGGATGGCTAGAGGTACCAAAGGAAAAACAAATGTGGTGTTGGTTGCTACCATCCCCAAAGTTGTGATAAATATGGGGTTTTTTCTCTATACAATATACATATGTGTGTACAAAACTGAAACTGTAATTGAAGTAACACAATCCTTTCTTAGAAACTTGACAATTCTGAAAATAGTTTACATACTAAGCTGtcaaaaaaacatatattcCAATTTCTGACCAATAAATTAAGTACTAATAGCTTGACAATGGCACACTCAGGCAAGCTTTTTAAAATAGAGGCACTGCATAAACTAGAAACACTCAGCTAGAAGGGCATTTTCACTTCTGTTCATGTTCCTAAAGTGCCTGACAATTTCAGATAAAATTTGATGGCCTTGAAGGTATACACATATGGAACCTCCAAAACTCTTGTATCTTTCCATTATCCCATTTGTCATATGAGTTAAGCATCAATGCTAATTTTGCAGTTTTTTTTCTGTACACTCAGATTATACAGATCAAACAGATAATCCAATCCTTCTGGTCCCTTGAGTATTGAAAACTCTCTTTGCCTCCCATTACTCAACAATTTGTGGCCAGGGTGCACTTTGCCTCCAATGGGCTTAGTCAAGAAGCTTACAATCAGGGTCCCCTGTCATTTCTTGAAGAGTCCAAAAACTGCCTTTTTTGAGGATGATATCATTTTACTGCCAGACTTAACTGctgaaaaagagaagaaaccaaagcaaaTAGCGCAGGTTAAATTCTCAAATCAATCAGGagaagggattttttttccgGAATGACCGAAAGAGGTCATCCAATGTAATTAAGATAGGGAAAATCAGGAGAAGGGAATTGAAGCATTAGTGTGTTGTTTTGGAACTTAATGGGTAGTTAGCGTCAGGAATTTATCTTTAAATGTTCAGATAACATACAAGTTAGCATTCCAAGTTTATGAGCTGAATTACTGCGGTCATATAAATCAGTTCAGATGGATTCGTATGCGTTCGATCATTATAACGTAGAAAAATGATCCATTGCATTTAGTCTGACTTTTGAAACTTTTTGTACTTTTATTTTTGTATGGCCATGATGGCATGATTTAATACCAGACAGTGGCATTTGATCATTAGGTGCATCTAGAATTAGGGTGGCACTGTATTTGCTTTAAAACCACATTATTTCACTATTTTGGAATATTTAACAGAACTGGCTGGAACTGATGGAGGTGAAAAAGAAGTTTGTCACACTGACTTTCAGAAGCAAAAATGAAATGAGCATTTTTAACCACTGCATCATAAATAAACTAGTGGCAAAAACAAGTTTCCCTCAATAGAATAACAAAACTATTACCTATTTCCAGTCATGGTCTAAGGTAATATGCCAGTCACTCACAGAGATGACCAGAAAAGAAATGTTGATTCACCAGACCAAGTTATGTATGATAAAAGCTGAAACTAAccaaaaatac
The window above is part of the Oryza sativa Japonica Group chromosome 7, ASM3414082v1 genome. Proteins encoded here:
- the LOC4343203 gene encoding protein LOL1 isoform X1, with amino-acid sequence MPSVQAAGTAMLVPLAPYPTPVPFTPPNGAQSQLVCSGCRNLLMYPAGATSICCAVCGTVTAVPAPEQKSSCNVHENKERLKGNTNGFRAPQRCARRVDGACTQVAREVHTEVALVIFTLLCVTLPGLLFSLG